Below is a window of Streptomyces spongiicola DNA.
TGTCCTCGACACCGGCCGCGGACCCGTCCTCGTCGACACCGGCTGGGACGACCCGGCATCCTGGTCGGCCCTCTCGGACGGCCTCGCCGGGCTGGGCCTCGCGGTGGCCGACGTCCACGGCGTCGTCGTCACCCACCACCACCCCGACCACCACGGGCTCTCCGGCAGGGTCCGGGAGGCGTCCGGGGCGTGGATCGCGATGCACGCGGCGGACATCGCCGTCGTCCGCCGCACCGGCTACACCCGGCCCGGGGCCTGGCTGGACTACCTGACCGGGAAGCTGGCCGCCGCCGGCGCGCCGGAGGAGCACCTGGCCCCGCTGCGCGCCGCCCGCGAGACCGGCGGGACGCGGACGCCGCCCGGGATGCGGGCGGCCCTGCCCGACCGCGAGATCGCCCCCGGTGAGCTGCTGGACCTGGCCGGACGGCGGCTGCGGGCGGTCTGGACCCCCGGTCACACACCCGGCCATGTGTGCCTGCACCTGGAGGAGGACCATCCGGCGAACCTCCCCGGCCGCGGCCGGCTCTTCTCCGGCGACCACCTGCTGCCCGGCATCAGCCCGCACATCGGCCTGTACGAGGATCCCGACGACGCCACGGTCACCGACCCGCTCGGCGACTACCTCGACTCGCTGGAACGCGTCGGACGACTCGGCGCGGCCGAGATCCTCCCGGCCCACCAGCACCCCTTCACCGACGCCCCGGCCCGGGTCCGGGAACTCCTCGCCCACCACGAGGAGCGGCTGACCGGGCTGCTCGCCCTCCTCGCCGCACCGCTCACCCCCTGGCAGCTGGCCGAGCGCATGGAGTGGAACCGGCCGTGGGACGACATCCCGTACGGCTCCCGCACCATCGCCGTCTCGGAGGCGGAGGCCCATCTGCGCCACCTGGTGAAACGGGGTCGCGCGGAGGCGGTGGCGGGCAGCGACCCCGTGGCGTACATCGCGGCAGCGGGCTGACGGACGCACCCCTGGCCCGGGCCCGCGCCCGGACCTTCGAGTGCGTCGCCGTCCGTGTCGCCCGGTGCGTTCCCACCACGGCCGGCGCCCGCCGGCACGGCCACACGGCCACACACCTCAAACCACAGACCGCAGGACCGCAAGACCGCAAGACCGCAGGACCGCAAGGCGGCAGACCACAGGACGGCAGACCACAGGACCGACAGGACCGCAGACCACACGCCCGGCGCCTCGTCGTCCGGCCCCTGATCGCCCACGATCACCGACGGACGGTCTGGATCCGCGCGGTCGCGGTCGCCACGGCCACGGTCTTCCCCTCGGGATCGACGAGTTCACCGGCGAGAAAGCACACCTCCTTGCCACGCTGCACCACGCGTCCCCGTCCCACCAGCCGTCCGGGCCGGGCGGGGCGGAGGAACTGGACATGCAGATCGAGGGTCGGAGCGAACTGGTTCTCCGGCAGCGACGCGACCAGCGCCGGCCCCAGGGTGTCGTCGAGCATCGCGGCCAGGAACCCTCCCTGGATCACGCCCACAGGGTTCGTGAACTGATCACCGGCGTGGAACGCCACCTCGATCGTCCCCCGCTCCGGATCCGCCCTCACCAGTTCCCAGCCGAGCAGCGTCGCCGCAGGCGGCGGTGGCACCCGCCCCGCCTGCACATCCCAGAACAACCCGCGTCTCCGCGTCTCCGTCTCCATTTCCGGCTCCGGCTCCATCTCCATGAGCCACATTGAACAGGCCACCACCGACAGCGGCCGGAAGCCGGACTCGCCCACCTCCTGCCGCACCTGCCGCACCTGCCGCACCTGCCGCACCTGCCAGGCTCGACGAACAGGCGGGCACATCATCGGGGCCACGCGTCCCCGGTGGAGCGGAACGGCGGACGGCCCCCGGCCCGCCCCCGCCCCCGCCCCAATCGCGCCCCGGCACGGGCCTGGGCGCACCCGTCGGCGACGCCGGTCCCACACGGTCCCTCCCCGGGCGCTCCCCGCCCGGCGCCCGTCCCGAGGGGCCGGGGTGACGGGCCGGTAGAGTGTGCGAGTCGTCATCACACCCGTACGGGGGAAAGCCGGCGCGATTCCGGCACTGACCCGCAACCGTGAGCCGCCCTGGTGGGCGGTGAGTCGGAACGCCCCGTGCCGGCGGTGACCGGCTCGTGCCGTCGGGACCGCCCGGTGGCAGGCACCGTCGAGGAATACGGAGCCGGAGCCCGGTGCCTCAGGGTGCCCGTGCCCGGCTCCCCGCAGGAGAGGCCCAGCCCGCCATGCCCGTACGCCGCAGCGCAGCCGCGCTCACCGCCGCCTCCGCCGTGCTCGCCGTGGCCGCTGCCCCGGCGGCGACGGCCGCCCCCACGCCCTCCCCCTCGGCCGCGCTCCCGGCCGGGCTGTACGGCACGAACGACCCCGCGTACGACGGTGTCTGGCGGCAGTCGCTGGCACTGCTCGCCCAGGACGTCGTCAAGACCGTGCCGGCGGAGCAGGCCGTCGGCTGGCTGGCCGGCCAGCAGTGCGACAACGGCGGCTTCGCGTCCTACCGCGCCGACGTGTCCAGGCCGTGCGACGCCAAGACGATGCTGGACACCAACGCCACCGCCGCCGCGGTGCAGGCCCTGCACGCCCTCGGCGGCCACCGGGGCGCCGTGGACAAGGGCCTCGGATGGCTGAAGTCCGTGCAGAACGAGGACGGCGGCTGGAGCTACAACCCCGGCATGCCCTCCGACGCGAACTCCACCTCCGTCGTGATCGGCGCGTTCGCCGCGGCCGAGGCGCGCCCCGGCGAGGTGAGGTCGAAGAGCGGCAAGGGCCCGTTCGACGCGCTCGTGACGTTCGCCGTGCCGTGCTCGGACCCGTCGGGCGGCGGCGCGTTCGCGTACCAGCCGGACAAGGCCGGCAAGCTCCTCGCGAACGGCGACGCCACGGCGGCCGCCGTGCTCGCCGGGCTGGGCCGCGGCCTGGTCGTCTCCGGCGCCGAGCCGGACGGATCCCCCGCCACCTGCCAGGCACCGGCGAAGGCCACCGCCGAGCAGTCGGCCCGCAACGGCGCCGCCTACCTGGCCGGGGCGCTGGCGAAGACCGGGCACCTGGACTCGCCGCCGATGCCGGGCGCCGACGACCCGGCCCCGCAGCCGGACTTCGGCAACACCGCGGACGCGGTCGTCGCACTCTCCGCCGCCGGACACGGCGACAAGGCGGACAGGTCGGTCGAGTGGCTGGCGGAGAACTCCGCCGGGTGGGCGAAGGACGGTGGCCCCGCCGCGTACGCGCAGCTGATCCTCGCCGCGCACGCCCACGGCGACGACCCGAGGGACTTCGGCGGCGCCGACCTCGTACGGCAGCTGAACGCGACCGGTCCCGCGCCGGTCTCCACCACCGCGCCGCCGGCCCCGAAGGCGCAGCGCGACGCGGCCGAGGAGGACAAGGGCGGCGACAGCGCCGGGATCTGGTGGATGGTCGGGGCCGGTGTCGCCGCGGGTGCCGGCATCGGGATCCTGCTCAGCGGCCGCAGGAAGAACAGGCAGCGGTGATAGGCGGGCGACTGACCGCGCTGGTCGTCGCGCTCGGCGCCGTTCTCGCGGCGCCGGGGGTGACGGGGCAGGCGCAGGCCGCCGGTTACCGCTACTGGTCGTTCTGGCAGACCGGCGGGAGCGGCTGGGCCTACGCCACCCAGGGGCCGGCGACGGCGCGGCCCGCCGACGGCACGGTGGACGGCTACCGGTTCTCCGTCAGCGCCGACTCCCAGGACGCTTCGAAGCCGCGGAGCGCTCCGTCCTTTCCCGAGCTGTGCGCGGACACGCCTGCGAGACCCGGCGCCAAGCGGGTCGGCGTCGTGATCGACTTCGGTACCGGAGCGGACGCCCCGGCCGGGGAGAAGCCCCCGTCGGCGCAGGCCTCCGGCTGCGCCTCCCTCCCGGCGGACGCGACCAGCGCGGAGGCCCTCGCTGCGGTGGCGGGGCCCCTCCGCTACGACTCGGCCGCGCTGCTGTGCGCGATCTCCGGCTACCCGGCGACCGGGTGCGGCGAGCAGGTGTCGGCCGGAGAGCGGGCGTCCGCGGAGCCGGGCGCGTCCTCGCCGTCGGCCGGGCAGGGGCCCGAGGGAGGGTCCGGGGCAGGAGCAGACGAAGCAGGAGCCGACGAGGCGGGAGCGACCGGGGCAGGAGCCGACGGGGCAGGAGCGGCCGCCGGGAAGGACACCGGAGAGGACACCGGGGAGGACACCGGGGAGGGGGCCACGGCGGCCGAGGGCGCCGAAGAGGGCCCCTCGCTGGGGCTCTTCGCGGGCGTCGCGGCCGTCCTCGCGCTGGGCGGGGCGGCGTTCTGGCAGTCCCGCCGCCGCGGATGAGCCGCCCACCCCTGCCCGCACCGGCCGGCGGGGCCGCCCGGCCGCACGGAGCGCGGCGCCCCGGCCGGCTGCTCGGCGGTGTCCCGTGCCCCGCTCCGGCCGGCCGCGCGCGGGGCGCGGAGGGCGGCGACGGCGGTGGGGGCGGTGCAGAGGAACCGGCCGGCCGCGCGCGGGGCGCGGAGACGGAGCCCGGGACCGGGGCGGGTTCCACGTCCACGGGCGGACGCCGGGGGTACCGCCGGCCGACGGCGGAGCGCCCGCCACCTGGCGGTTCGCTCCGTGCGCCCGGCGCCGACCGGAGCAACGCCCTGCACGCCGGGGCCTGGTGGGTCTGGGCACTGGGCCTCGCCACCGCCGCTTCGCGGACGACCAATCCACTGCTGCTCGGACTGCTGGTGGGCGTCGCCGGGTATGTCGTGGCGGCCCGGCGCACCGATTCCCCCTGGGCGCGTTCGTACGGCGCCTTCGTCAAGCTCGGCCTCGCCGTGGTGGCCGTCCGGCTGGTGTTCTCCACCGTCCTCGGCTCGCCGATCCCCGGGACCCATGTCCTGGTCACCCTGCCCGAGGCGCCGCTGCCCGACTGGGCGCAGGGCGTCAGGATCGGCGGCCGCGTCACGCTGGAGCAGACGCTCTTCGCGCTGTACGACGGGGCGAAGCTGGCGACCCTGCTGATCTGCCTCGGCGCGGCGAACGCGCTCGCCAACCCGGCCCGGCTGCTGAAGTCCCTCCCCGGTGCGCTGTACGAGGCGGGGGTCGCGGTCGTCGTCGCCATGACGTTCGCGCCGAACATGGTCGCCGACGTGCTGCGGCTCCGAGCCGCGCGGAGGCTGCGGGGCCGTCCGGCCGGCGGGGTGCGGGCCGTCCTGCAGATCGGCGTGCCGGTCCTGGAGGGGGCGCTTGAGCGTTCGGTCGCGGTCGCCGCGTCCATGGACGCGCGCGGGTACGGCCGTACCGCGCGGGTGCCGCCCGCCGTCCGGCACACCACCACCGCCCTGGTGCTCGGCGGGCTGCTCGGGGTGTGCGCCGGTTCGTACGGGCTGCTCGCCGCGGAGGGCGCGGGCTACGGACTGCCCGTGCTCCTGGGCGGGTTCGCGGCCGCGCTCGGCGGGCTGTGGCTCGGCGGCCGGCGCCAGCTGCGCACCCGGTACCGCCCCGACCGGTGGGGGCCGCGGGCCTGGCTGGTGGCGGGGTCCGGTGCCGCCGTCGCGGCGCTGATGATCCGCGCCGAGACGTACGCGCCCGGCGCGCTGCATCCCGGTGTCGTACCGCTGACCGTGCCCGCCCTGCCCCTGTGGCCCGCGGTGGCGGTGCTGCTGGGCCTGCTGCCCGCGTTCGCGGCGCCCGTACCGCCGAAGGAGCCCTCCTCATGATCCGCTTCGAGAACGTCTCGGTGACGTACGGCGGCGCCGGAGCGGCGCCGACGGTCGCCGGGGTGGACCTCACCGTCCCCGAGGGCGAACTCGTCCTGCTGGTCGGGCCCTCGGGGGTCGGCAAGTCGACCCTGCTGGGGGCGGTCTCCGGGCTGGTTCCGCACTTCACCGGCGGCACGCTGCGGGGCCGGGTGACCGTCGACGGTCGCGACACCCGCACCCACCGGCCGCGTGAACTCGCCGACCTCGTCGGCACGGTGGGCCAGGATCCGCTCGCGCACTTCGTCACCGACACGGTCGAGGACGAACTGGCCTACGGCATGGAGTCACTGGGGCTGGCGCCGGCGGTGATGCGCCGGCGGGTGGAGGAGACGCTCGACCTGCTGGGGCTCGCGGAGCTGCGCGACCGCCCCCTCGCGACGCTCTCGGGCGGCCAGCGGCAGCGGGTCGCCATCGGGTCCGTGCTGACCCCCCACCCGAAGGTGCTGGTCCTCGACGAGCCGACCTCGGCGCTCGACCCGGCCGCGGCGGAGGAGGTGCTGGCGGTACTCCAGCGGCTCGTACACGACCTCGGGACGACGGTGCTGATGGCCGAGCACCGGCTGGAGCGGGTGGTGCAGTACGCGGACCGGGTCGTCCTGCTGCCCGCGCCCGGTGAACCCCCGGTGGCGGGCGCCCCCGCCGACATCATGGCGTTCTCCCCGGTCCGCCCCCCGGTCGTCGCCCTCGGGCGCCTCGCCGGCTGGTCGCCCCTCCCCCTCTCCGTCCGCGACGCCCGCCGCCGCGCCGGGGACCTGCGCGTCAGGCTGGCGGGCTCGGCCCCGGGGACCGCGCGGCGCACCGGCCCGGCCGTGCACCCCGGGGACGCCCCGTCGTGCGCTCCCTCCGCGCGGGACGGCAGCGGGACGCCGGCCGCCCCGTCCGCGCCCGCGCCCCCGTCCGCGCCCCCCTCCCCGTCCGCGCCCGGGATCGCCTCCGTACCGGCCCCCGCCCCCGCTTCCGTCCCGGCCTCCACCCCGGCCTCCACCCCGGTCGGCACGGGAACGACCGGCACGGGAACGACCGGCACAGGGGCGACCGGCACAGGGGCGACCCGCACGGGGGCGACCCGCACGGACGCGAGCCCCACCGGCACCGACGGGCTCGGCACCGCAGCGCCGGGCACGACGGGCACGACGGGCACCGCTGCTCCCCGACCGGCCTCCCCCGCCCCGGCCCCGGCCCCCCGCGGACGGCGGGCCCCGGGGAAGCGAGGGCTGGGCGCCCTGCTCCCGTGGGCCGGGCGACGGCGGCCGGCGCGGGACGAAGCACCCGACGAGGAGACGCACGACCCCGCCGTACTCGCGGACGCGGCCCGGCTCGCGGTGCGGCACGGGCGGGTCGAGGCGCTGCGCCGGGTCGACCTGGCGATCGGGCCGGGGGAGACCGTCGCGCTCATGGGCCGCAACGGCGCCGGGAAGTCGACGCTGCTGGGCAGCCTCGTCGGGCTGGTCGAGCCCGCCTCCGGGACGGTCCGGGTCGGCGGGCGCACCCCCCACCGCACGCCGCCCGCGGAGCTGGTACGAAGGGTCGCGCTGGTCCCGCAGGAGCCCCGGGACCTGCTGTACGCGGACACGGTCGGGGCCGAGTGCGCCGCCGCGGACGCGGACGCCGGGGCCGCGCCCGGGACCTGCCGGGAACTCGTCTCGGCGCTGCTCCCGGGAGTGGCGGACGCCACGCATCCCCGCGATCTGTCCGAAGGGCAGCGGCTGGCGCTCGCCCTGGCGATCGTGCTGACCGCCCGCCCGCCGCTGCTCCTGCTCGACGAGCCGACCCGCGGACTCGACTACGCGGCGAAGTCGCGGCTCGTCACCCTGCTGCGCGGCCTGGCGGCGGAGGGCCACGGAATCGTGCTCGCCACCCATGATGTGGAACTCGCGGCCGAGATCGCGGACCGTGTGGTGATCCTCGCGGGCGGGGAGGTCGTCGCGGACGGCCCGACGGCCGACGTGGTCGTCTCCTCCCCCGCCTTCGCCCCGCAGATCGCCAAGGTCCTCGCCCCGGAGCCGTGGCTCACCGTCGCCCAGGTGGAGGCCGCCCTGTGAGCCCCGCCGACACCGGCGGCCGTCCGGGCAGCCGTGACACCCACGGCCGCCGGGCCCCGCACGACCACCGCGGTCCCCACGACCCTGACGACCACGACGGCCCTCGTGACCACCACGACCACCGCCCCCCTGACGACCACCACAACCCTCGTGACCACCACGACCACCGCCCCCCTGACGACCACCACGACCCTCGTGACCACCGCGGCCCTCTCGGGAAGACGGCCCGTCCCGTCCGGCTCGGCCCGCGGGCCGTCACCGCGCTCGCCCTGGTCAGCGCGATCGGCGTCGTCGCCTTCTGCTGGCCGCTGCTCGCCGACGCGGACTCCGCCGTCACCGGCCACGCACAGGACGCCCCCTGGCTGTTCGCCGCGCTGCTGCCGCTGCTCGTCGGTGTGGTGGTCGCCACCATCGCCGACGGGGGGATGGACGCCAAGGCCGTCGCCATGCTCGGCGTGCTCGCCGCGGCCGGTGCCGCGCTGCGGCCGCTCGGCGCGGGCACGGCGGGTCTGGAGCCGATGTTCTTCCTGATGGTGCTGAGCGGCCGGGTTCTGGGGCCCGGCTTCGGATTCGTCCTCGGCTCGGTGACGATGTTCGCGTCCGCGCTGCTCACGGGCGGGGTCGGGCCGTGGATGCCGTTCCAGATGCTCGCCATGGGCTGGTTCACGATGGGTGCGGGTCTGCTGCCGGGTGCCGACCGCCTCAGAGGCCGCGCGGAGCTGCTGATGCTCGCCGGGTACGGTTGCGCGGCGGCGTTCGCGTACGGCACGGTCATGAACCTCTACGGCTGGACGATCGTTCCGGGCCTCGCCTCGGGTGTCTCCTTCCAGGCGGGCGCCCCGGTCGCCGAGAACCTGGTCCGCTTCGGCGCGTATGTGCTCGCCACCTCCCTGGGCTGGGACCTGGGCCGTGCGGCCCTCACCGTCGTCCTGACCCTCGCTGCCGGTCCGACGCTGCTGAGGGCGCTCCGGAGGGCGACGAGACGGGCCGCGTTCGAGGCGCAGATCACGTTCGAGGCGGCCGGAACCACCACCGGGAGGTGAGGCGGCCCACAGGACCTTGGTCCCGGAACTATCGGCCCTCGTAGCCGTCGTCCGAGGAAGCCGGCTCCCGGGTCACCCCTCCCCATCTGCACATAAACCACATATGTCCAGTTTGGGACTCAAGACCCCTAATGCCCCCTTCACGTCGTATCCACGGCGTGAGCCCGGTCACGGCACGGGGCCCTCGGGGCTCGCTACAACTGTTCCCGTCGCACGGCGCAGCAGGGCCTGGAGCCCGGCACACGAGCCCGGCTCGGCCCGCCCCGCGCGACCCGGAGTCCCCGAACGTTAGGTAAGCCCTTGTCCCGCTCGCTGATCACCCGCGCCTCCACCCGCAGCAAGTCCCTCGCCGCCGGTACCGCCGTGCTTCTGGGTGCGGCCGGCGCGGTCATGGGGACGGCGTCGACGGCCTCGGCCGCGGCGCCGCAGGAGGTCGCGAAGCAGATGATGCCCGCCGCCCAGTTCCAGTGCTTCGACAAGATCGTCTCGAAGGAGTCGAACTGGAACCCCACGGCCACCAACGCCTCCTCCGGCGCCTACGGACTGGTCCAGGCCCTGCCCGGCGGCAAGATGGCCTCGGCCGGCGCCGACTGGAAGACCAACCCCGAAACCCAGATCAAGTGGGGCCTGGACTACATGAAGGAGCGCTACGGCAGCCCGTGCGGCGCCTGGAGCTTCTGGCAGGCCAACCACTGGTACTGAGCCCATCCGGACGGCGGACGACGGACGACGGACCGCCGCGCACAGCGGCCCCGGGCCCCGTGCCGACGCACCGTGCGCCGGCCCGGGGCCTTCGCCGTGGCGGGAGACCGGCGCCGCCGCGCGCGGACCGCCGCGCAGCCACCCGACCATCGTCCCGGGCCGCCGCTACTCCGCCCCCGAGCCACCCGACCCGGCCCAGCCCGGCCCGGCCCGGCCCGGGGCCTCTCCCGCTCCACCGCCACAGCCCTCCGGGCACCGCCCCGGACCACCACCCGGGCCTCTCCCGCTCCACCGCCCCGAACCGCCCGACGGGCCCGCCCGGGTGCCGAAGACGAACGGCGGCTCACAGCCGCTGAAGGATCGTCCCCGTCGCCAGCGCCCCGCCCGCACACATCGTCACCAGCGCGAACTCCTTGTCCGTCCGCTCCAGTTCGTGCAGCGCGGTCGTGATCAGCCGGGCGCCCGTCGCGCCCACGGGGTGGCCGAGGGCGATGGCCCCGCCGTTGACGTTGACCTTCGCCAGGTCCTGGTCGAAGACCTGCGCCCAGCTCAGCACGACGGAGGCGAACGCCTCGTTGACCTCCACGAGGTCGATGTCCCTGAGCGACATCCCGGCCTTCCCCAGCACCGTCCGTGTCGCGTCGATCGGCCCGTCGAGGTGGAAGTGCGGGTCCGCCCCGACGAGGGCCTGCGCCACGATCCGGGCGCGCGGCTTCAGCTTCAGCGCCCGCGCCATGCGCTTGGACGCCCACATGATGGCCGCCGCGCCGTCGGAGATCTGCGAGGAGTTCCCGGCGGTGTGGACCGCGGTCGGCATGACCGGCTTCAGCCCGCCCAGCGCCTCCATCGAGGTGTCCCGCAGTCCCTCGTCGCGGTCGACGAGCCGCCACATGCCCTGGCCCGCGTACTGCTCCTCCTCGGTCGTGGGCACCTGGACGGCGAACGTCTCGCGCTTGAAGCGCTCCTCGGCCCAGGCCGCCGCCGCCCGCTCCTGGGAGATGAGGCCGAGCGAGTCGACGTCCTCGCGGCCGAGTCCGCGGTGGCGCGCGATGCGCTCGGCGGCCTGGAACTGGTTGGGCAGGTCGACGTTCCACTCGTCCGGCCACGGCTTGCCCGGGCCGTGTTTGGAGCCGCTGCCCAGCGGCACCCGCGACATGGCCTCGACACCGCAGCTGATGCCCACGTCGATGACACCGGCGGCGATCATGTTGGCGGTCATGTGCGCGGCCTGCTGCGAGGAGCCGCACTGGCAGTCGACGGTCGTCGCGGCGGTCTCGCAGGGCAGCCCCATGGCGAGCCAGGCGTTGCGCGCCGGGTTCATCGACTGCTCACCGGCGTGGGTGACGGTGCCGCCGACGATCTGCTCGACGCAGTCGGCCTGGATGCCGGTGCGGCCCAGCAGTTCGCGGTAGGTCTCGCCCAGCAGATAGGCGGGGTGCAGGTTGGCGAGCGCGCCACCGCGCTTGCCTATGGGTGTGCGTACGGCTTCGACGATGACGGGTTCCGCGGCCATGAGCCTGTCCTCTCCTCAGCACCGGTGCGGGGCGTCCCGGCACGCCGCACCCGAGAACCGCAAGAAGAACTAGTACGCGTTCTAGTTCCCTAGCAGTCTTATGAGGGTTACCCCAGGTATGCAAGGCTCGTGCAGGCAGGAGTTCGCGCCATGCGTCTTGCCAGTTGGAGAACCCGTCACTACCTTGCGAAAGATTCTGATGGGTCGTCAGAATCGCGCAGCCACCGCACAGCTGTCCAGCCGCGAGACCTGGAGTTGCCGATGTCCTGCCCCCATCTCCCCGAAGGGTTCGACGCCACCGACCCCGACCTGCTGGAGAGCCGCGTCCCCCACGCCGAGTTCGCCCGGCTGCGGCGGACGGCCCCCGTCTCGTGGTGCCCGCAGCCACGCGGCGCCACCGGCTTCGACGACGAGGGCTACTGGGCGGTCACCCGCCATGCGGACGTCAAGTACGTCTCCACCCGCCCCGAGCTGTACTCCTCCCGCGAGAACACCGCGATCATCCGCTTCAACGGGCACATCAGCCGCGACCAGATCGAGGCCCAGCGGTTGATCATGCTCAACATGGACCCGCCCGAGCACACCCGGGTCCGCCAGATAGTGCAGCGCGGCTTCACCCCGCGCGCCATACGCGGCCTGGAGTCGGCACTCCGCGACCGCGCCCGGCGGATCGTCGAGGAGGCGAGCAGGGACGGCGGCGCAGGCGGCGGCGCGGGCGGCGGCTTCGACTTCGACTTCGTCACCCGGATCGCCGTGGAACTCCCGCTCCAGGCCATCGCCGAACTCATCGGCGTACCGCAGGAGGACCGGGCCCGGATCTTCGACTGGTCGAACAAGATGGTGGCGTACGACGACCCGGAGTACGCGATCACCGAGGAGATCGGCGCCGAGGCCGCCACGGAAATCATCGGCTACTCCATGAACCTGGCCGCCGCGCGCAAGGAGTGCCCGGCCGGGGACATCGTCACCCGGCTCGTCGCGGCCGAGGACGAAGGCAACCTCTCCTCCGACGAGTTCGGCCTCTTCGTACTGCTGCTGGCGGTGGCGGGCAACGAGACGACCCGCAACGCGATCAGCAACGGCATGCACGCCCTCCTCACCCACCCCGACCAGTGGGAGCTGTACAAGCGGGAGCGCCCGGCGACCGCCGCCGACGAGATCGTCCGCTGGACCTCGCCCGTGGTCTCCTTCCAGCGGACCGCGACCCGGGACACCGAACTCGGCGGCCGGAACATCAGGAAGGGCGACAGGGTGGGGCTCTTCTACTCCTCCGCCAACCGCGACCCCGAGGTCTTCGAGAACCCCGAGGTCTTCGACATCACCCGCGACCCCAACCCGCACCTCGGCTTCGGCGGCGGGGGCCCGCACTTCTGCCTCGGCAAGTCGCTGGCCCTCAGGGAGATCGACCTCATCTTCGGCGCGATCGCCGACACCTTCCCGGACCTGCGCCTGGCCGGCGACCCGCGCAGGCTGCGCGGGTCCTGGCTCAACGGGATCAAGGAACTCCGGGTCAGCACCGGGGGATAGCCTGTCGACCCGCGCCCGGACGCGGAGGCTGCGGGGCCCTGCCACCGAGCCCGCCCCCGCCTCCCCGTCCGGGCGGGTCACACCCCGTTCGAGTCGCCGTCCGGTTGCGACGATCCTATGATCGAAGATCCCTGTAACGACCACTCGGCCGACCGTCCGGCCGGCCATGCGACCGGAGGACCGTTTCACCTCGTTCGACCGGAAACCGGACGACCGGAAACCAGAGGTGGCCGCGGATGATCCGTCTCAGAGTCGTGCCGGCGATCCTCGCCGCGCTGCTGCTGGTCGCCACGGGCCTGACCGGCGCGCAGGCGCACACCGCGCGCCAGGAATTCGATCCCGCCCTGGTGGAAGCCCTCGACAGGGCCGTCGAGGACACCATGCGGGAGGCCGGGATCCCCGGCGCGATCGTCGGCATCCGGATTCCCGGCCGCGGTACGTACGAGAAGGCGTTCGGCGTTGCCGACAAGTCGACCGGCGCGCCCATGAGGACCGATCTGCACATGCGGATCGGCAGCGTCACCAAGACCTTCACGGTCACCGGCCTGCTGCAACTGGTCGACCAGGGCCGGGTCGGGCTCGACGACCCGGTCGGGAGGTACGTCGAGGGCGTCCCGGCGGGCGACCGCATCACCCTGCGCCAACTGGCCGACATGCGCAGCGGTCTGTTCGACTACTCCGAGGACGAGGAGTGGCGGAAGTCCCTCCTGGCCGACCCCCAGCAGACGTTCGCCCCTCGGCAGCTCCTCGACTACGCGTTCGCGCACCCGCCGAACTTCCCACCGGGCAGCCGGTGGGAGTACAGCAACACCAACACCATCCTGCTGGGGCTGGTGATCGAGAAGGTCACCGGGCAGCGGCTCGAGGACTACCTCCGGCAGCGCGTCTACTCCCCGCTGCGGCTCGGGCAGACCTCGTTCCCGACGGACGACACGATGCCCGAGCCGTACGCCCACGGCTACACCGACTACACCGACTACACGAAGTCCGGCACCACCAAGGCCACTCCGTCCGGCGGCACGCTCGACGCCGCCGACTGGAACCCGTCCTGGGCCTGGGCGGC
It encodes the following:
- a CDS encoding ECF transporter S component, with the translated sequence MSPADTGGRPGSRDTHGRRAPHDHRGPHDPDDHDGPRDHHDHRPPDDHHNPRDHHDHRPPDDHHDPRDHRGPLGKTARPVRLGPRAVTALALVSAIGVVAFCWPLLADADSAVTGHAQDAPWLFAALLPLLVGVVVATIADGGMDAKAVAMLGVLAAAGAALRPLGAGTAGLEPMFFLMVLSGRVLGPGFGFVLGSVTMFASALLTGGVGPWMPFQMLAMGWFTMGAGLLPGADRLRGRAELLMLAGYGCAAAFAYGTVMNLYGWTIVPGLASGVSFQAGAPVAENLVRFGAYVLATSLGWDLGRAALTVVLTLAAGPTLLRALRRATRRAAFEAQITFEAAGTTTGR
- a CDS encoding aggregation-promoting factor C-terminal-like domain-containing protein: MSRSLITRASTRSKSLAAGTAVLLGAAGAVMGTASTASAAAPQEVAKQMMPAAQFQCFDKIVSKESNWNPTATNASSGAYGLVQALPGGKMASAGADWKTNPETQIKWGLDYMKERYGSPCGAWSFWQANHWY
- a CDS encoding steroid 3-ketoacyl-CoA thiolase, with the protein product MAAEPVIVEAVRTPIGKRGGALANLHPAYLLGETYRELLGRTGIQADCVEQIVGGTVTHAGEQSMNPARNAWLAMGLPCETAATTVDCQCGSSQQAAHMTANMIAAGVIDVGISCGVEAMSRVPLGSGSKHGPGKPWPDEWNVDLPNQFQAAERIARHRGLGREDVDSLGLISQERAAAAWAEERFKRETFAVQVPTTEEEQYAGQGMWRLVDRDEGLRDTSMEALGGLKPVMPTAVHTAGNSSQISDGAAAIMWASKRMARALKLKPRARIVAQALVGADPHFHLDGPIDATRTVLGKAGMSLRDIDLVEVNEAFASVVLSWAQVFDQDLAKVNVNGGAIALGHPVGATGARLITTALHELERTDKEFALVTMCAGGALATGTILQRL
- a CDS encoding cytochrome P450; its protein translation is MSCPHLPEGFDATDPDLLESRVPHAEFARLRRTAPVSWCPQPRGATGFDDEGYWAVTRHADVKYVSTRPELYSSRENTAIIRFNGHISRDQIEAQRLIMLNMDPPEHTRVRQIVQRGFTPRAIRGLESALRDRARRIVEEASRDGGAGGGAGGGFDFDFVTRIAVELPLQAIAELIGVPQEDRARIFDWSNKMVAYDDPEYAITEEIGAEAATEIIGYSMNLAAARKECPAGDIVTRLVAAEDEGNLSSDEFGLFVLLLAVAGNETTRNAISNGMHALLTHPDQWELYKRERPATAADEIVRWTSPVVSFQRTATRDTELGGRNIRKGDRVGLFYSSANRDPEVFENPEVFDITRDPNPHLGFGGGGPHFCLGKSLALREIDLIFGAIADTFPDLRLAGDPRRLRGSWLNGIKELRVSTGG
- a CDS encoding ABC transporter ATP-binding protein — translated: MIRFENVSVTYGGAGAAPTVAGVDLTVPEGELVLLVGPSGVGKSTLLGAVSGLVPHFTGGTLRGRVTVDGRDTRTHRPRELADLVGTVGQDPLAHFVTDTVEDELAYGMESLGLAPAVMRRRVEETLDLLGLAELRDRPLATLSGGQRQRVAIGSVLTPHPKVLVLDEPTSALDPAAAEEVLAVLQRLVHDLGTTVLMAEHRLERVVQYADRVVLLPAPGEPPVAGAPADIMAFSPVRPPVVALGRLAGWSPLPLSVRDARRRAGDLRVRLAGSAPGTARRTGPAVHPGDAPSCAPSARDGSGTPAAPSAPAPPSAPPSPSAPGIASVPAPAPASVPASTPASTPVGTGTTGTGTTGTGATGTGATRTGATRTDASPTGTDGLGTAAPGTTGTTGTAAPRPASPAPAPAPRGRRAPGKRGLGALLPWAGRRRPARDEAPDEETHDPAVLADAARLAVRHGRVEALRRVDLAIGPGETVALMGRNGAGKSTLLGSLVGLVEPASGTVRVGGRTPHRTPPAELVRRVALVPQEPRDLLYADTVGAECAAADADAGAAPGTCRELVSALLPGVADATHPRDLSEGQRLALALAIVLTARPPLLLLDEPTRGLDYAAKSRLVTLLRGLAAEGHGIVLATHDVELAAEIADRVVILAGGEVVADGPTADVVVSSPAFAPQIAKVLAPEPWLTVAQVEAAL